In the genome of Desulfovibrio desulfuricans, one region contains:
- a CDS encoding response regulator encodes MIRVLIVEDDPMVADLAAVYLEGIEGFCLEGRASSGEAALELLRAGEIDLVLLDMFMPGMTGMELLRIIKTNFFNTDVIMITAAQNSDDILNALRMGVADYIVKPFTVERFRAALEQLREKRQLLTSPEVPITQEILDKRIFIKKSGQPPADTPKGIDATTLQNIIQVLQGCSGPFSLKDIEPLTGISRISLKKYFDYLAATDRLGSEKDYGGHGRPVTRYHWKG; translated from the coding sequence ATGATCCGCGTGCTCATCGTTGAAGACGATCCCATGGTGGCAGATCTGGCGGCAGTGTATCTTGAGGGAATAGAGGGCTTTTGCCTTGAAGGCAGGGCCAGCTCCGGCGAGGCCGCGCTGGAACTGCTGCGCGCCGGAGAGATTGATCTGGTGCTGCTCGACATGTTCATGCCCGGCATGACCGGCATGGAACTGCTGCGCATCATCAAGACCAATTTTTTCAATACAGACGTCATCATGATAACCGCCGCGCAGAACAGCGACGACATTCTCAACGCCCTGCGCATGGGTGTTGCAGACTATATCGTCAAGCCCTTCACGGTTGAGAGGTTCCGCGCCGCCCTTGAGCAACTGCGCGAAAAGCGCCAGCTGCTCACATCGCCCGAGGTGCCCATCACGCAAGAAATCCTGGACAAGCGCATATTTATTAAAAAATCTGGTCAGCCTCCGGCAGATACCCCAAAGGGCATAGACGCCACCACACTGCAAAACATCATACAGGTGCTGCAGGGCTGTTCCGGCCCGTTCAGTCTCAAGGATATTGAGCCGCTCACGGGCATTTCGCGCATATCGCTGAAAAAATATTTCGACTACCTTGCGGCGACTGACCGCCTGGGCAGCGAAAAAGATTACGGCGGCCACGGCAGGCCCGTGACCAGATATCACTGGAAAGGCTAA
- a CDS encoding sulfite exporter TauE/SafE family protein, with protein MLAALAVSSFLVGALIGATGVGGVLLIPAIMFFGGLGTHEAMATALFSFLFAGIVATASYQRYGTIDWRVTLPVVAGSFLSGYVGAYVGAYVPARGLNILLACLIIFSSLYSMLPARKGTGMAQRLSPRGNTALLFGIGIFTGFLCGMTGAGGGIISVPVMLLFSYAPLQCIATSQVLQMVISVSGSASNMSNGFISYSTVWWVTACELVGIAVGAHIAHRVPVSLLKRMVSGLCMAIGLFIAWRALG; from the coding sequence ATGCTTGCGGCGCTTGCGGTTTCGTCATTTCTGGTGGGCGCGCTTATTGGCGCAACAGGGGTGGGCGGCGTGCTGCTGATCCCGGCCATCATGTTTTTCGGCGGGCTTGGCACGCATGAGGCCATGGCAACGGCGCTGTTCAGCTTTCTGTTTGCGGGCATTGTGGCAACGGCGAGCTATCAGCGCTACGGCACCATTGACTGGCGGGTTACCCTGCCTGTGGTGGCGGGCAGCTTTTTGTCGGGTTATGTGGGGGCGTACGTGGGGGCGTATGTTCCGGCGCGCGGGCTCAACATTCTGCTGGCCTGCCTGATAATCTTTTCCAGTCTGTATTCCATGCTTCCGGCGCGCAAGGGCACGGGCATGGCACAACGGCTCAGTCCAAGGGGCAATACGGCGCTGCTCTTTGGTATTGGCATTTTTACGGGATTTTTGTGCGGCATGACGGGGGCTGGCGGGGGCATCATTTCCGTGCCGGTCATGCTGCTGTTCAGCTATGCGCCCTTGCAGTGCATTGCCACAAGCCAGGTTTTGCAAATGGTTATTTCTGTTTCCGGCTCTGCAAGCAACATGAGCAACGGCTTTATTTCCTATTCCACGGTCTGGTGGGTCACGGCCTGCGAGCTTGTGGGCATAGCCGTGGGCGCGCATATTGCACACCGTGTGCCTGTGAGCCTGCTCAAGCGCATGGTCAGCGGGCTCTGCATGGCCATAGGCCTGTTCATCGCATGGCGGGCGCTGGGCTAG
- a CDS encoding amidohydrolase family protein → MNTIDFRFRPNTPEIINGIKNSSMFKAACKAIGFDKRKPQPLEDIVADLDRLGVDLGVITGRDCETTYGFPANNGSVLEFCRAYPNKFVGFWGIDPHKKMAAVREIEQVVAEYGMKGIAIDPYLAHIPASEARFYPLYSKCCELNIPVFITMAPPPQVPGAILEYADPRDVDKVARDFPELTLIMSHGAYPYVNEAVYTCLRNANVYMDISEYERAPMVDVYVRAMNDLIPDKVLFASAHPFVELADALDAYIHFDLTEETRRKVMYENARRVLGLDRA, encoded by the coding sequence ATGAATACCATTGATTTTCGTTTTCGTCCCAATACGCCGGAGATCATCAACGGCATCAAGAACAGCTCCATGTTCAAGGCTGCCTGTAAGGCCATTGGCTTTGACAAGCGCAAGCCCCAGCCGCTTGAGGATATTGTGGCCGATCTTGACCGGCTTGGCGTAGACCTTGGCGTCATCACAGGCCGCGACTGCGAAACGACCTACGGTTTCCCGGCCAATAACGGCAGCGTGCTTGAATTCTGCCGGGCCTATCCCAACAAGTTTGTGGGCTTCTGGGGCATTGACCCGCACAAGAAAATGGCGGCGGTGCGCGAGATTGAGCAGGTTGTGGCCGAATACGGCATGAAGGGCATTGCCATTGACCCCTATCTTGCCCATATCCCTGCCTCTGAAGCCAGGTTTTATCCCCTGTACTCAAAGTGTTGCGAACTGAATATCCCCGTATTCATCACCATGGCTCCGCCGCCGCAGGTGCCTGGGGCCATTCTGGAATACGCCGACCCCCGCGATGTGGACAAAGTTGCCCGCGACTTCCCCGAGCTTACGCTCATCATGAGCCACGGCGCATACCCCTACGTGAACGAGGCCGTGTACACCTGCCTGCGCAATGCCAACGTGTACATGGATATTTCGGAATACGAGCGCGCGCCCATGGTTGACGTGTATGTGCGCGCCATGAACGATCTCATTCCCGACAAGGTGCTTTTTGCCAGCGCCCATCCCTTTGTGGAGCTTGCTGACGCCCTTGATGCCTATATCCACTTTGACCTCACTGAAGAAACCCGGCGCAAGGTCATGTATGAAAATGCCCGCCGTGTGCTGGGGCTGGATCGGGCGTAA
- a CDS encoding TRAP transporter large permease translates to MNATEAKNSPLRWLNQNFESIFMVAGLISIILFITWQVIYRYIITQFIERAGAAVWTEELSRYIFIWISYLAVSVAIRKRSSIRVDMLYDHLPPRWQRISWITVETLFLCLTATIAWFGWGQIERLLTFPQYTTALGMPYLVPYLILPLGFGLMCLRLLQSLYGQVKECGALDTLIGLALTALIASPCFIFDYIEPLTALFGYFVVLCAIGVPIAISLGLSTLATIISADTLPIEYMAQVSFTSIDSFPIMAIPFFIAAGVFMGAGGLSRRLLSLADEIVGGLYGGMGLTAIVTCMFFGAISGSGPATVAAIGALTIPAMIERGYDKYFSAALVAAAGCVGVMIPPSNPFVVYGVSAQVSIGDLFMSGIVPGIMTGFVLMGYCYFYSRKQGWRGENKVRNLHTLGKASWEAKWALMVPVIVLGGIYGGVMTPTEAAAIAAFYGMIVGLFLYREMDIKTFFASCVESCETSAIIIVLMAMATLFGNIMTIEDVPGTIARAILGFTNSKIVILLLINILLLIVGTFMEALAAIVILTPILLPVVTGVGVSPLHFGVIIVVNLAIGFITPPVGVNLFVASGVAKAKLEKIAGMALPMIGLMVIVLLICTYIPEVPLCLVGGK, encoded by the coding sequence ATGAACGCCACAGAAGCAAAAAACAGTCCTCTGCGCTGGCTGAACCAGAATTTTGAAAGCATTTTCATGGTCGCTGGCCTGATCAGCATTATTTTATTCATTACCTGGCAGGTTATTTACCGCTACATCATTACCCAGTTCATTGAACGTGCCGGTGCGGCTGTATGGACTGAAGAGCTTTCGCGGTATATTTTTATCTGGATTTCCTATCTGGCCGTTTCTGTGGCTATCAGAAAGCGCTCGTCCATCCGCGTGGACATGCTGTATGACCACCTGCCTCCCCGCTGGCAGCGCATCAGTTGGATAACGGTTGAAACGCTGTTTTTATGCCTTACAGCCACCATCGCATGGTTCGGCTGGGGGCAGATAGAACGGTTGCTGACATTTCCCCAGTACACAACTGCTCTGGGCATGCCCTATCTTGTGCCGTACCTCATTCTGCCGCTGGGCTTCGGCCTCATGTGCCTGCGGCTTTTGCAGTCGCTCTACGGCCAGGTGAAGGAGTGCGGCGCGCTTGATACGCTCATTGGTCTGGCCCTGACAGCGCTCATTGCTTCTCCCTGTTTTATCTTTGATTATATTGAGCCTCTGACGGCGCTTTTTGGATACTTTGTGGTTTTGTGCGCCATTGGCGTGCCCATTGCCATTTCGCTGGGGCTTTCCACCCTTGCCACCATCATAAGCGCAGACACCCTGCCTATTGAGTACATGGCCCAGGTGTCGTTTACGTCCATCGACAGTTTCCCCATCATGGCCATCCCGTTCTTTATCGCTGCGGGCGTGTTCATGGGCGCTGGCGGCCTTTCGCGGCGTCTGCTCAGCCTTGCGGACGAGATAGTGGGCGGTCTGTATGGCGGCATGGGCCTTACGGCCATTGTGACCTGCATGTTCTTTGGGGCTATCAGCGGTTCCGGCCCGGCCACGGTGGCGGCCATTGGCGCACTGACCATCCCTGCCATGATCGAACGCGGGTACGACAAGTATTTTTCTGCCGCCCTGGTGGCTGCTGCTGGCTGCGTGGGCGTGATGATTCCGCCAAGCAACCCCTTTGTGGTCTACGGCGTATCCGCCCAGGTTTCCATCGGCGATCTGTTTATGAGCGGCATCGTGCCGGGTATCATGACCGGTTTTGTGCTCATGGGCTACTGCTACTTCTATTCACGCAAGCAGGGCTGGCGCGGCGAAAACAAGGTGCGCAACCTGCATACCCTGGGCAAGGCCTCGTGGGAAGCCAAGTGGGCGCTCATGGTGCCTGTAATCGTGCTTGGCGGCATTTACGGCGGCGTCATGACGCCCACCGAGGCCGCAGCCATCGCCGCTTTTTACGGAATGATCGTGGGGCTTTTTCTCTACCGCGAAATGGATATCAAGACATTCTTCGCTTCATGCGTTGAATCGTGCGAAACCTCGGCCATTATCATTGTGCTTATGGCGATGGCCACGCTTTTCGGCAACATCATGACCATTGAGGATGTGCCCGGCACCATTGCCCGCGCCATCCTGGGCTTCACAAACAGCAAGATCGTCATCCTGCTGCTCATCAATATCCTTCTGCTTATTGTGGGCACCTTCATGGAGGCTCTGGCCGCCATTGTCATCCTTACGCCCATACTGCTGCCCGTTGTCACGGGTGTGGGCGTGTCGCCCCTGCATTTCGGCGTCATCATCGTCGTAAACCTTGCCATTGGCTTCATCACGCCGCCAGTGGGCGTCAATCTGTTTGTGGCAAGCGGCGTTGCCAAGGCCAAACTGGAAAAGATAGCAGGTATGGCCCTGCCCATGATTGGCCTCATGGTGATCGTGCTGCTCATCTGCACCTATATTCCCGAAGTGCCCCTTTGCCTTGTAGGCGGCAAATAA
- a CDS encoding TRAP transporter substrate-binding protein, which translates to MRKLFFATALAATACLGMSLFSQDAFAEKPLTLRLGHPMAPGNNVTVGYEKFKELVEQKSNKKIRIQIFGNCQLGSDRVTTEAAQAGTLDMSSSSSPNLASFSKAFMAIDLPYVTDPKNQDKLYKALDEGDLGKALDKVAGGIGLKTIMFSEYGYRNFVSAKKPLNSVQDLMNLKVRTTDSPVEVAVATELGMNPAPVAWGETYTALQQGTVDAEGNTFSLLNDAKHTEVLKYAMDSQHNYSMHVLLMNKKKWDSLTPEQQKIIAEAAHEALVWQRAETVKLEKLAWQAFRDRGITIHMLTPEQREELKKKTAPVREKFAKEIPAELLELIAATQK; encoded by the coding sequence ATGCGTAAACTATTTTTTGCAACCGCTCTTGCGGCTACAGCCTGCCTCGGCATGAGCCTTTTTTCGCAAGATGCCTTTGCTGAAAAGCCGCTGACCCTGAGGCTGGGACACCCCATGGCTCCGGGCAATAACGTGACCGTAGGGTATGAAAAGTTTAAGGAACTTGTTGAGCAGAAAAGCAACAAGAAAATCCGCATCCAGATTTTCGGCAACTGTCAGCTTGGCAGCGACCGCGTGACCACAGAAGCCGCTCAGGCTGGCACGCTTGATATGTCTTCAAGCTCTTCGCCCAACCTTGCCAGTTTTTCCAAGGCCTTTATGGCCATCGATCTGCCCTATGTGACTGACCCCAAAAATCAGGACAAGCTCTACAAGGCCCTGGACGAAGGCGATCTTGGCAAGGCTCTGGACAAGGTTGCAGGCGGTATCGGCCTCAAGACCATCATGTTCAGCGAATACGGCTACCGCAACTTTGTTTCTGCCAAAAAGCCCCTGAACAGCGTGCAGGATCTCATGAACCTCAAGGTGCGCACCACGGATTCCCCCGTGGAAGTGGCCGTGGCCACCGAACTGGGTATGAACCCGGCTCCTGTGGCCTGGGGTGAAACCTACACTGCGCTCCAGCAGGGCACTGTAGATGCCGAGGGCAACACATTCTCCCTGCTCAACGATGCCAAGCACACTGAAGTGCTTAAGTATGCCATGGATTCACAGCACAACTATTCCATGCATGTGCTGCTGATGAACAAGAAGAAGTGGGACAGCCTCACCCCCGAACAGCAGAAGATCATCGCCGAAGCGGCTCACGAAGCTCTGGTATGGCAGCGCGCGGAGACCGTGAAGCTTGAAAAGCTGGCCTGGCAGGCCTTCCGTGACCGGGGCATCACCATCCACATGCTCACTCCCGAACAGCGTGAGGAACTGAAAAAGAAGACCGCTCCTGTGCGCGAAAAGTTTGCCAAGGAAATTCCTGCTGAGTTGCTGGAACTGATCGCCGCAACGCAGAAGTAG
- the hpsG gene encoding (2S)-3-sulfopropanediol dehydratase, whose protein sequence is MSTTTCECRSPQEQRLYDKIEGREDKFRKTHTRVFKLLERFEGQKPRIDIERALYFTQSMQETDGQPLVLRWAKALMHIAKNMTVYVQEDQLLLGRAGCDGRYGILYPELDGDFLDIAVRDLPTRKTSPATITPEDAKRVIEEIAPYWKGKTYHEALNAALPAEIHKLTYDDPMGLISRFIVNETSSFRSSIQWVHDYEKILKRGFNSIKKEAQDKLDALDPLSCKDACEKRPFLEAIVIVCDAIVLWAKRHAVLAREMAAKESDPTRKAELLRMADNADHVPGEPARDFWEACQSQWFTQMFSRIEQKTGTTISNGRMDQYFFPFYAKDRAEGKITDAQATELLECMWVGMAEFIDMYISPTGGAFNEGYAHWEAVTVGGQTTDGRDASNALTYLILKSKREFPLHYPDLAARIHSRAPERYLWDVAETIKYGSGFPKLINDEEIVPLYVSKGATFEEALDYAVSGCTEARMPNRDTYTSGGAYINFAAAVEMVLRNGRMKKYGDQLLGVETGDPRNFKTWDEFWNAYVQQHLLFLKAAFTQQYIINKLRAQHFAQPMGSAMHDLCMKHCIDLHQEHIPEGINLGYFEYMGLGTVVDSLAAVKKLVFEEKKLSMDKLLAAIDANFEGYDDVRAMLRSAPCYGNNDEYADAIGREIDKISVEYGGKYSMKELGIHNDVRYVPFTSHVPFGKVVSATPNGRTDGFPLSDGSSASHGADVNGPTAVLLSNYQTKNMGMRDRAARMLNIKFTPKCVEGEQGTEKLVSFIRTFCDLKLWHVQFNVVNKQTLVAAQKDPQKYRNLIVRIAGYSAYFVDLSPDLQNDLIARTEHDVM, encoded by the coding sequence ATGAGCACCACCACTTGCGAATGCCGGTCCCCCCAGGAACAGCGTTTGTACGACAAGATTGAGGGCAGGGAAGACAAGTTCCGCAAAACCCACACCCGCGTTTTCAAGCTGCTGGAGCGCTTTGAGGGCCAGAAGCCGCGCATCGACATTGAACGCGCGCTGTACTTCACCCAATCCATGCAGGAGACAGACGGTCAGCCCCTGGTACTGCGATGGGCAAAGGCCCTCATGCACATTGCGAAAAACATGACCGTCTACGTGCAGGAAGACCAGTTGCTGCTTGGCCGCGCCGGTTGCGACGGCCGTTACGGTATTCTGTATCCCGAACTGGACGGCGATTTTCTGGATATCGCCGTGCGCGATCTGCCCACCCGCAAGACCTCGCCCGCCACGATCACGCCTGAAGACGCCAAGCGCGTTATTGAAGAAATTGCGCCGTACTGGAAGGGCAAAACCTACCATGAGGCCCTTAACGCCGCTCTGCCCGCCGAGATCCACAAACTGACCTATGACGACCCCATGGGGCTTATCTCGCGCTTTATCGTCAACGAAACTTCGTCCTTCCGTTCGTCCATCCAGTGGGTGCACGACTATGAAAAGATCCTGAAGCGCGGCTTTAACAGCATCAAGAAGGAAGCCCAAGACAAGCTGGACGCCCTTGATCCCCTGAGCTGCAAGGACGCCTGCGAAAAGCGCCCCTTCCTTGAAGCCATCGTCATCGTGTGCGATGCCATCGTGCTGTGGGCCAAGCGCCACGCCGTGCTTGCCCGCGAAATGGCCGCCAAGGAATCCGACCCCACCCGCAAGGCCGAACTGCTGCGCATGGCCGACAATGCAGACCACGTGCCCGGCGAACCCGCCCGCGACTTCTGGGAAGCCTGCCAGAGCCAGTGGTTCACCCAGATGTTCTCGCGCATTGAGCAGAAGACCGGCACCACGATCTCCAATGGTCGCATGGACCAGTACTTCTTCCCCTTCTACGCCAAAGACCGCGCCGAAGGCAAAATCACCGATGCCCAGGCCACGGAACTGCTGGAATGCATGTGGGTAGGCATGGCCGAGTTCATCGACATGTACATTTCGCCCACCGGCGGCGCTTTCAACGAAGGTTATGCCCACTGGGAAGCCGTGACAGTTGGCGGCCAGACCACCGATGGGCGCGACGCCAGCAACGCGCTGACCTACCTGATCCTCAAGTCCAAACGCGAGTTCCCGCTGCATTACCCCGACCTCGCGGCCCGCATCCACTCCCGCGCGCCTGAGCGCTACCTGTGGGACGTGGCCGAAACCATCAAGTACGGTTCCGGCTTCCCCAAGCTCATCAATGACGAAGAAATCGTGCCCCTCTACGTTTCCAAGGGCGCGACCTTTGAGGAAGCCCTGGACTACGCGGTTTCCGGCTGCACCGAAGCCCGCATGCCCAACCGCGACACCTATACCTCCGGCGGCGCATACATCAACTTTGCCGCTGCCGTGGAAATGGTGCTGCGCAATGGCCGCATGAAAAAATACGGCGACCAGCTGCTGGGCGTTGAAACCGGCGACCCGCGCAACTTCAAGACCTGGGACGAATTCTGGAACGCCTACGTGCAGCAGCACCTGCTGTTCCTCAAGGCGGCCTTTACCCAGCAGTACATCATCAACAAGCTGCGCGCCCAGCACTTTGCCCAGCCCATGGGCTCGGCCATGCACGACCTGTGCATGAAGCACTGCATTGACCTGCATCAGGAACATATCCCCGAAGGCATCAACCTGGGCTACTTTGAATACATGGGCCTTGGCACGGTCGTGGACTCCCTCGCCGCCGTGAAAAAGCTGGTGTTTGAAGAAAAGAAACTGAGCATGGACAAGCTGCTGGCAGCCATTGACGCCAACTTTGAAGGCTACGACGACGTGCGCGCCATGTTGCGTTCCGCCCCCTGCTACGGCAACAACGATGAATACGCCGACGCCATTGGCCGCGAAATCGACAAGATTTCTGTGGAATACGGCGGAAAGTACTCCATGAAGGAGCTGGGCATCCACAACGATGTGCGCTACGTGCCCTTCACCTCGCACGTGCCCTTCGGCAAGGTGGTTTCCGCCACGCCCAATGGCCGTACCGACGGCTTCCCGCTTTCCGACGGCTCCTCGGCTTCGCACGGCGCGGACGTCAACGGCCCCACCGCCGTGCTGCTCTCCAACTACCAGACCAAGAACATGGGCATGCGCGACCGCGCCGCCCGCATGCTGAACATCAAGTTCACGCCCAAGTGCGTGGAAGGCGAACAGGGCACGGAAAAGCTGGTGTCCTTTATCCGCACCTTCTGCGACCTCAAGCTCTGGCATGTGCAGTTCAACGTGGTGAACAAGCAGACCCTGGTGGCCGCGCAGAAAGACCCGCAGAAGTACCGCAACCTCATCGTGCGCATTGCCGGGTACAGCGCCTACTTTGTGGATCTGTCGCCCGACCTGCAGAACGACCTGATTGCCCGTACTGAACACGACGTGATGTAA
- the hpsH gene encoding (2S)-3-sulfopropanediol dehydratase activating enzyme, with protein sequence MCLEDSQQRGMVFNIQKYSVHDGPGIRTIVFLKGCALSCRWCSNPESQKREPELAFNAGRCLGVSKCGHCIVACPHGSITLGDDDKLNIDRSRCAECDLPCAAACPAQGLLVYGKERTVDDVLNVVEQDMAFYARSGGGLTLSGGEPLLQGEFAVALLREARTRRIKTAVETCGMVSPDTIREAAPYLNYVLFDIKHMDSAVHEAQTGLPNRRILENFRILAEEFPDLPILARTPIIPGFNDSEEAIAAIAGFLKPFERVEYEMLPYHRLGTQKYQFLDRPVPMGDVKLETEHMNRLQAVAQGILGDRLRIPH encoded by the coding sequence ATGTGCCTGGAAGACAGCCAACAGCGGGGCATGGTTTTTAACATACAGAAATATTCGGTTCATGACGGCCCCGGCATAAGAACCATTGTCTTTCTCAAGGGCTGTGCCCTTTCCTGCCGCTGGTGCAGCAACCCTGAATCGCAAAAACGCGAACCGGAGCTGGCATTCAATGCCGGACGCTGCCTGGGCGTTTCCAAGTGCGGGCACTGCATTGTGGCCTGTCCGCACGGCTCCATCACCCTGGGTGATGACGACAAGCTGAACATTGACCGCAGCCGCTGCGCCGAATGCGATCTGCCCTGCGCCGCTGCCTGCCCCGCCCAGGGTTTGCTGGTTTATGGCAAAGAGCGTACGGTGGATGATGTGCTGAATGTCGTTGAACAAGATATGGCCTTCTACGCCCGCTCTGGAGGCGGCCTGACCCTTTCGGGAGGCGAACCCCTATTGCAAGGGGAATTTGCCGTGGCCCTGCTGCGCGAGGCCCGCACCCGGCGCATCAAAACCGCGGTTGAAACCTGCGGCATGGTTTCGCCTGATACCATCCGCGAGGCCGCGCCATACCTCAATTACGTGCTGTTCGACATCAAGCACATGGACAGCGCAGTGCACGAAGCGCAGACAGGCCTGCCCAACAGGCGTATCCTCGAAAATTTTCGCATTCTGGCAGAAGAATTTCCCGATCTGCCCATACTGGCACGCACACCGATAATTCCCGGCTTTAACGACAGCGAAGAAGCCATTGCCGCCATTGCCGGATTCCTCAAGCCTTTTGAGCGGGTGGAATACGAAATGCTGCCCTACCACCGCCTTGGTACGCAAAAATACCAGTTTCTCGACAGGCCCGTGCCCATGGGCGATGTAAAGCTGGAAACAGAGCACATGAACAGGCTTCAGGCTGTGGCGCAGGGCATCCTGGGCGATCGGCTCCGCATACCCCACTGA
- a CDS encoding sigma-54 interaction domain-containing protein, giving the protein MACKSSELLSKHVERILDALPEGVFISDASGTSLRVNRMYEQLTGLTQEQIRGKNVRDLVQEGTFDCILNPEIVRTGRPTTHVQQLKNGKKLVLTGFPVFDAKGDLCLVVTFARDVTLLAQLQTQVAGQCKLIDQINDQLAYIAQGAAKSREPVYASRAMGDVVSLLRRFADTDATVLILGETGAGKDVFARYTHSQSARNDKILLKVDCGGISESLTESELFGYMPGAFTGASNKGKAGYFEIADGSTIFLDEVGELPLSMQTRLLRVLQDGEIMRVGASSPRKVDVRIIAATNRDLAESVEAGTFRRDLYYRLNVATVRIPPLRERQEDVRALAEHYLAQYTAKYHKAMAFMDVTLDIMTAYSWPGNVRELQNLVHSLVITLSGPLISPRDLPPQISGAPREASCYTEDILAARRPLRDIMAEMERDFLLKAIEVHGSVQRVAELFQINRSTVFRKLQGARRID; this is encoded by the coding sequence ATGGCATGCAAATCTTCCGAGCTTCTATCAAAACATGTGGAGCGCATACTCGACGCCCTGCCTGAAGGCGTTTTTATAAGCGACGCCTCTGGCACCAGCCTGCGGGTCAACCGCATGTACGAGCAGCTGACCGGGCTGACCCAGGAACAGATACGCGGCAAGAATGTGCGCGATCTGGTACAGGAAGGCACGTTTGACTGCATCCTGAACCCGGAGATCGTGCGCACGGGCAGGCCCACCACCCATGTGCAGCAGCTCAAAAACGGTAAAAAGCTTGTGCTTACGGGCTTTCCCGTTTTTGATGCCAAGGGGGATCTGTGTCTGGTGGTCACGTTTGCGCGCGATGTCACCCTGCTCGCCCAGTTGCAGACCCAGGTGGCCGGGCAGTGCAAGCTTATTGACCAGATCAACGACCAGTTGGCCTACATTGCGCAGGGCGCGGCAAAATCGCGCGAACCTGTGTATGCCAGCCGGGCCATGGGCGATGTGGTTTCCCTGCTGCGCCGCTTTGCGGACACGGACGCGACCGTGCTTATTCTGGGCGAGACCGGCGCGGGCAAGGACGTGTTTGCCCGCTACACCCACTCCCAATCGGCCCGCAACGATAAAATCCTGCTCAAGGTTGACTGCGGCGGCATTTCTGAATCGCTCACAGAATCCGAGCTGTTCGGCTACATGCCGGGGGCGTTCACGGGCGCTTCCAACAAGGGCAAGGCCGGATATTTTGAAATTGCCGATGGCAGCACCATCTTTCTGGACGAAGTGGGCGAGTTGCCGCTTTCCATGCAGACGCGGCTCTTACGCGTGCTCCAGGACGGAGAAATCATGCGGGTGGGCGCTTCCAGCCCGCGCAAGGTGGACGTGCGCATCATTGCCGCCACCAACCGCGATCTGGCCGAAAGCGTGGAGGCCGGGACCTTCCGCCGCGACCTGTACTACCGCCTCAATGTTGCCACGGTGCGCATCCCCCCACTGCGCGAAAGGCAGGAAGACGTGCGCGCCCTGGCAGAACACTACCTCGCCCAGTACACTGCCAAATACCACAAGGCCATGGCCTTTATGGACGTGACCCTCGACATCATGACGGCCTATTCCTGGCCCGGCAACGTGCGTGAGCTGCAAAACCTTGTGCACAGTCTGGTCATCACGCTCAGCGGGCCGCTGATTTCCCCGCGCGACCTGCCGCCGCAGATATCCGGCGCACCCCGTGAAGCCTCGTGCTATACCGAGGACATCCTCGCCGCCCGCCGCCCCCTGCGCGATATCATGGCTGAAATGGAGCGGGATTTTCTGCTCAAGGCCATTGAAGTGCACGGCTCTGTGCAGCGCGTGGCGGAGCTGTTCCAGATCAACCGCAGTACGGTGTTCCGCAAGTTGCAGGGCGCACGGCGGATTGACTGA